In one Arachis duranensis cultivar V14167 chromosome 9, aradu.V14167.gnm2.J7QH, whole genome shotgun sequence genomic region, the following are encoded:
- the LOC107466412 gene encoding uncharacterized protein LOC107466412 gives MMRVAVVGGGISGLVSAYVLAKEGVNVTLYEKEDYLGGHAKTVNVEGLDLDLDFMLFNRVSYPNMMELFENLGVDMKLSDMSFAISLDGGYGCEWGSRNGLSGLFAQKKNVINPHFWQMLREIIKFQDDVTSYLDMLDNNLDMEPNETLEKFIKTKGYSELFVKSYLIPICGSIWPCTFEGVMSFSTFSVFSFFRNYHHLQLFGRPQWLTVKRGSHTYIKKVKEELVTRGGQAITNCEVELVSATENGCLVHCKDGSKEMYDCCIIATHAPDTLKLLGEEVTYDERRILGAFQYAYSDTFLHHDKNLMPRNPSTWSAWNFLGCNNNNRVCVTFWLNILQNLSETRLPFLVTLNPNHTPKNTLLKWSTKHPVPSVAAFKASHELQKIQGKRGIWFCGTYQGCGFHEDGLKSGMIAANAVLGRCCSLQTNPKHMVPSWKELSARFFVMRFLSSYVNTGCLTLLEEGGTTFTFEGTDMKCSLKCVMRIHNPQFYWKVMTQADLGLADAYINGDFSLVDKDEGLLNLFLIFIANRESNDSSSKLKKNRGWWTPVFLTAGLASANFFIKHYFRKNTIAQSRRNISMHYDLSNELFALFLDETMTYTTAVFKNEDEDLKDAQMRKMSLLIEKARINQTHEILEIGCGWGNLAIEVVKQTGCKCTGITLSIEQQKLAEKRVRDAGLQDHIKILLCDYRQLPKTFKYDRIISIGMIEAVGHEYMEEFFSCCESLLVDDGLLVLEFISIPDQRYDECRRSSDFLKEYIFHGGCLPSLSRITSAMAATSRLCVEHTENVGPHYYQTLKRWRTSFLKNQSKILALGLDEKFIKTWEYYFDFLGAGFKSRTIGNYQIVFSRPGNITTLQDPYKSWPSA, from the exons atgatgagAGTGGCAGTGGTGGGTGGTGGAATAAGTGGATTGGTTTCAGCATATGTGTTGGCCAAAGAAGGAGTGAATGTGACTCTTTACGAGAAAGAAGATTATTTGGGAGGTCATGCAAAAACTGTGAATGTTGAGGGTCTTGATTTGGATCTTGATTTTATGCTCTTCAACCGG GTATCTTATCCTAACATGATGGAGTTGTTTGAGAATCTTGGAGTTGACATGAAATTATCGGACATGTCATTTGCCATTAGTCTTGATGGCGGTTACGGCTGTGAATGGGGCAGCAGAAACGGTTTGTCTGGCTTGTTTGCACAGAAGAAGAATGTGATCAACCCTCACTTCTGGCAAATGCTTAGGGAAATTATCAAGTTCCAAGATGATGTTACAAG CTATCTTGATATGCTTGATAACAATTTGGATATGGAGCCCAATGAGACTTTGGAGAAATTCATAAAGACAAAGGGTTATTCTGAATTATTTGTAAAATCATATCTT ATTCCAATTTGTGGTTCTATATGGCCCTGCACTTTTGAAGGAGTTATGAGCTTTTCTACTTTCTCagttttctccttctttcgcaATTACCATCATCTTCAG CTCTTTGGAAGACCGCAATGGCTAACTGTTAAACGTGGTTCACACACTTATATTAAAAAG GTCAAAGAAGAGCTTGTTACAAGAGGTGGTCAAGCAATAACAAATTGCGAGGTGGAATTGGTTTCAGCAACAGAAAATG GATGTCTTGTGCACTGCAAAGATGGTTCCAAAGAAATGTATGATTGCTGCATAATCGCGACACATGCACCTGACACTTTAAAATTATTAGGAGAGGAAGTGACATATGATGAGCGAAGAATTCTAGGTGCTTTTCAATATGCATATAG TGATACTTTTCTTCACCatgacaaaaatttaatgccTCGAAACCCATCAACATGGAGTGCATGGAATTTTCTTGGATGTAACAATAATAACAGAGTTTGTGTGACATTCTGGCTCAACATTCTTCAG AATCTTAGTGAAACAAGATTACCCTTTCTTGTAACTCTAAATCCAAATCATACACCAAAAAATACCCTTCTTAAGTGGTCAACTAAACATCCAGTTCCATCAGTTGCTGCATTCAAAGCTTCACATGAGCTTcaaaaaattcaaggaaaaagagGAATTTGGTTTTGCGGCACTTACCAAG GTTGTGGATTTCATGAAGATGGATTAAAG TCTGGCATGATTGCTGCAAATGCAGTTCTTGGAAGATGTTGTTCCCTCCAAACAAACCCCAAACACATGGTACCATCCTGGAAAGAACTTAGTGCACGCTTTTTTGTGATGAGATTCCTAAGTTCCTATGTCAATACCGGTTGTTTAAC TTTATTGGAGGAGGGAGGAACAACGTTTACCTTCGAAGGAACCGATATGAAGTGCTCTCTAAAATGTGTTATGAGAATTCACAATCCCCAATTTTATTGGAAG GTTATGACACAAGCTGATTTAGGCCTTGCAGATGCATATATTAATGGAGACTTCTCCCTTGTTGATAAAGATGAAGGTCTTCTAAATCTTTTTCTG ATTTTCATAGCAAACAGAGAATCAAATGATTCAagctcaaaattaaagaaaaatag GGGTTGGTGGACACCAGTTTTCCTTACAGCTGGTTTAGCATCTGCAAATTTCTTTATTAAGCATTACTTTAGAAAAAATACTATCGCACAATCTCGTCGCAACATCTCTATGCACTATGACTTG agcAATGAATTATTTGCACTATTCCTAGATGAAACAATGACATATACAACTGCAGTGTTCAAG AACGAAGATGAAGATTTGAAAGATGCACAGATGAGAAAAATGTCTCTTCTCATTGAAAAA GCTAGAATAAACCAGACACATGAAATTCTTGAGATCGGATGCGGATGGGGAAATTTAGCCATTGAAGTCGTCAAACAAACTGGCTGCAAATGCACTGGCATCACTTTGTCTATAGAGCAACAAAAACTTGCAGAAAAAAGAGTTAGAGATGCTGGACTTCAG GATCATATCAAAATTCTTCTGTGTGACTATCGCCAACTACCGAAGACATTCAAATATGATAGGATTATATCTAT TGGAATGATAGAAGCAGTTGGTCATGAATACATGGAAGAGTTCTTCAGTTGTTGCGAATCACTATTGGTAGATGATGGACTTCTAGTTCTCGAG TTCATATCGATCCCAGATCAGCGTTATGATGAGTGTAGGCGCAGTTCTGATTTCTTGAAGGAATATATTTTCCATGGGGGATGTCTTCCCTCCCTAAGTAGGATAACATCTGCCATGGCAGCTACATCAAGATTATG TGTAGAGCATACTGAGAATGTGGGACCTCATTACTACCAAACACTTAAGAGGTGGAGAACTAGCTTCCTAAAAAATCAGAG TAAAATTTTGGCTCTTGGACTCGATGAAAAGTTCATCAAGACATGggaatattattttgatttcttagGTGCAGGTTTTAAGTCACGAACAATTGGAAATTATCAG